A single genomic interval of Macadamia integrifolia cultivar HAES 741 chromosome 6, SCU_Mint_v3, whole genome shotgun sequence harbors:
- the LOC122082157 gene encoding uncharacterized protein LOC122082157, translated as MRSGSLQTESPWLLLKVFLPEFIKDSIDKKDIASKYLATIKAKVDDSKKSQAYDLMGKLTKDRFDRVGSAREHILELVSLRNKIKSAGINFDDDFMVTITLNSLPESYKTLKTTYNALNNNWDIDELINVLTQEEGTINRTKVESANLT; from the coding sequence ATGAGAAGTGGGTCACTGCAAACAGAAAGTCCTTGGCTATTATTAAAAGTGTTTTTGCCTGAGTTTATCAAGGATAGTATTGATAAAAAAGATATTGCTTCTAAGTATTTGGCTACAATAAAAGCAAAAGTTGATGACTCTAAGAAATCACAAGCTTATGATCTCATGGGCAAATTGACTAAGGATAGATTTGATAGAGTTGGAAGTGCTAGAGAGCACATACTGGAACTGGTTTCCTTGAGAAACAAGATTAAGAGTGCAGGTATCAACTTTGATGATGATTTCATGGTCACCATTACTTTAAACTCTCTACCTGAGAGCTATAAAactcttaagactacttataatgCCCTAAATAATAATTGGGatattgatgaattgatcaATGTCCtaacccaggaagagggaacaattaacaggaccaaagttgaaagtgccAATCTTACTTAA